CAGAACCATCCTCCAACGCCGGATAAGCCTGTTCGATTGCCGCCAGATAACGCTGCAAATATTCCGCTCGCTCGCCCGCATCCAGCGGCTCGAGAAACGGCCGCAAGCCACTGCCCTTGAACCACTCCACCACGCCCGACGCCCCGTCCGCCAACGGATGATGATAAGTCGTGCGCCACACATCGACGCGCGCGCAGTGCGGTCGCAGCATCGAGTAATAGTCGCTGGCGCTGGCAATTTCCGTCCGCTGCCCGGCGGCGTCCGCCAACTTGCTGGCCCACGGTCCGCTGGTCGCGACTTCGCGCATTAAACGATGGGAGGGTTGCTCGAGGGTGTCGGGCATCTGAATCGCCAGGCTTCCGCCCTCGCTCAGTTTGCCAACCAGCGAAGGCAACAACGCCGCGTGATCAGGCAACCACTGCAACACCGCGTTGGCGAAAATCACATCAAACGGGCCGCGCTCGCTCCAGGTGCCGATATCCACCGTGTCGAATTGCAACGATGGCAAGCGCTTGCTAGCGGCGTCGATCATGTCGCTGGAACTGTCCACGCCACGCACCGCGGCATCGGCGAAACGCTCAACCAACAATTCCGTGGAATTGCCGGGACCGCAGCCGATATCAATCACCGAACGCGCCGCCACGGCCGGGATCGCCGCGAGCAAATCGCGGGCCGGGCGGGTGCGTTCATCTTCAAAAGCGACGTACTGTTTGGCGGACCAACTCATTGCGTTCTCCTGTCGAAAAGTCGTCCCAGGCTGAGCCCGGCGACCGGTTCGCTACCATACCGCCTTGCAGGCAATAAACAGAATTTTCGAGCCACCGCCACTGTCTCAATCTCAGGCGCATCCCTATAAGGAACACGGCAATGAAATTCGCAAAGATCTCGCAGAAACTCGCTCTGTCACGTTTCTGATGGTGTTCCTGATTCAGAACACGCAGAACCGTGATACCGATATTTTGCATTTGAAGATCGATGAGCTGCTGCGTGTAACGAAAGATGCGCAAAACGCGATGCTCGGGCTCGAGGCGCTGGACTTGAAGCAGTTGGAAGCGCTGAGGAAGCAATATCGCAGGATCGGCGAAAGCGAGACCATCGCCATGGATGTTCCGCCAAGTGGCGGTCAGCCAAAATCGCGATTTGATCAATGCTGACCAAGCTTCGCGGGTGACTTCGGTCACCCGCAGCGCCTAGGGTTTATCGCCGATCCTTGCCCAAAAAAATCAGCGGCTGGCCTGCAGCGATTTGGCCATGTGCAGATGATTTTGCAGTTTCGGCAGGGTTTCCTCGGCAAACGCCTTGATCTCAGGAACGTCAGTGTTTTGCGCTTCCTGCTCGATCTGCGAGATGGCTTCCTGGGTGGTTTCCACCTGGCTGGCGACGTAGGCCTGATCGAAGGTCGTGCCGTCTTTGACTTCCGGCATCAGCTCCTTGGCTTTGTCGACCACTTCCTCGCGCGGGGCGACGGGCAGGTCGAGCTTCTTGGCGATTTTCGCCAGATGCTGGTTGGCCGTGGTGCGGTCGTTGATCACAACGATCGTGTAATCCTTGACCTCTTTGGATTCGGTTTTCTGGTGCGCCAGGCGGCTGGCTTCGATGTCGGCCATGCCTTTGGCGGATGCATCGTTGATGAAGTCGGCTGGCGACTGGGCAAACGCACTGCTGGCACACAGGCCCAGTAAAGTGGCAAAACTGGCATTGCATAAACGGGTGGCCATCCGGCTCATGGTCGCGCCCTCCTTCTGAAAAAATTCAAACGGGAGCTTACGCTCCCGCCTCTCAATCAAAACTACCTTCACCCACTACTTGGATTTCTGGCCACCTTTGCGTCCCATATCGGGTTTTGCAGGGTCTTTGTCGACAGTCGTGGTGGTAGTTTTCCCACCTTTGCGACCGGCTTCAGACGCCTTGGTTCGATCGTTGGCAAAGTTTCCCGAGTTCGAGTTTCTTGAGTTAGGCATGATTCTCTTCCTCTTGGTGTTGATCGCGGCGAGCAAAAGCCCGCATAGGATGAGAATTCCAAACCGGGCAAAGGTTTAGAAAAAACTCCGCTTGATGCGACGAACGGTGACGAACATCGCGCGATCAAACCGTGGGTTATTCACGCCTTGTTGGTCACCAAACCGGGCAATGCATGCGCGAGGGCGTTGACGGCGAAGCCGATGAACATCACGCCGCACAGGCGTGTGATCAGCAGTTCATGGCGTTGATACATCGAGCGCACCCGCCGCGCGCCGACGATGCCAATCAGGATCGCGTAGGCCAGCAAACCGCCGATGAAGCTGAGGAAGATCAACCATGGCAGCATCGACCATTCGAGCAATTCGGCGCGGCTCGACAACAGCGCGGTGAACGTTGCGACAGCCACCGGGTAGGCTTTCGGGTTGGTCAGGCCGAAGATAATGCCGTGCCAGAACGGCTGCCGCGCCGCGCCCTGCGGCTGGTCAGCGCTGGCGCGTTGAGTGCGGATCGCGCGCAATCCGAGCCAGAACAGGTACAAGCCGCTGAGCACGCCGAGCACGTCAAACGCGGTGCTGCCGATTTCCCGCGCACCGACAATCGCGATCAGCGCGGTGCTGCACCAGATCACATCACCGAGCAAATGCCCGCACAGAAACCCCGCCCCGGCACGCCGACCGCGCGCCGCGCCAATCCCGAACACCGCCAACACACCCGGCCCGGGGGTGATGCCATAGATGAAGCCGGAAGCGAGCACGGCCATTAGCAGCGATGGGGTCATGGGAAATCCTTGTTCAAGCGCGGACGAGTGGTCGCCAGTCTATCGCAGGTTTTTCGGCTCGACGTGTCGATCACCGACAAACTGCATGCCCGCATACGGTCGTTGCCGACAGGCCGCCAATCGCGACGCCAGATCCCCGACATGCGCTTCGAGTTTGTGCCCGTCCGGGTCGAGAAAATAAAACGACGCGCCCTCACTGCGGTTGTCGCGCCACTCCTGCACGCCGGCCGCGCGCAGGCGTTCAACAAACACCGCGAAGTCCGCTGTGCCGATGCTGAAGGCGTAATGCGTGTAGTCGGCGGCTGGCGCCGGGTTGCGCAGCGGGTCGAGAGACAGGCACAACCACACGCCGGGCAGCGAGAGGTAAGCGCCGACGTCCCACGTTGCGTCCAGACGCAACTGCAGCAAGTCGCGATAAAACACCACGCTGCGGTTCAGGTCAGTGACGGCGAGGGTCAGGTGGTTGAGGCCGGTGAGCATGGGGTCAGTAACCTTTGAGTGCTTCGGGTCTGTCGAATCCCGTTGTTATTGAACGCCCTTGAAACCATCCGGCAACCCATAACGTTTACCGTCGTATCGCAACGTCGTCAGCACAGGTTTTCCGGTGGTCGACTTCACTTCGCAAGCATCTCCTTCGCCCTCGCCGACCATGCTGGTGGTCACCGATTTAACGATCAAATCCGCATAACCGTGAGAACTGGTTTTGCCGATTTCGATGGTTCTGACCGTGTTGGCGCGTTCTCCGGCGCAACGCGTATCCCACTCGCCGCTGTAGACGTACATCACCAGACGTTCGAGCACCGGACGCAATGTGTTGCCCTCTTTTACGTAGAGCGAGAGCCACGATTCGTCCATCGGGTTGGGGCCGGATGAGCCTTTGAAGTTGACGCGCAGACCGAAGGCGCGCAGGTCCGGGGTGAGTTTGTAGCGCGCGGTGTCGAGTTCCAGGTTGTCCAATCTGAACGCATCGGAGACGAACGCGGCGGACTGGTGATACGTCGCCAGCGGCTTGGCGTTGGCCGCCGACAGCACAGCGAGGTCGAGATCGTATTTGCCGTCCGGGCCGGAATCACTTGCCGAAAAACCCGACTCGAATTGCGACGTCGCGGTAATCGTCTGCCCTGGATACGCCGGCCATTCCTTGCACACCGAATGAACAAAATCCCCATACAGCAGCGGTTTCTCACACGCGGCGAACGCCTGCGTCGTCATCGCCAAACCGCACAGCGCTGCACATCCGATCAATCCAGACTTCAATGTCATTCCCTGTTCCTTATGTGTTTCAAAAAATCAGCCAGATTCTGCCGCGCACTATCCTCGTTGGCGGGCGTGGGCTCAACAAATTGTTGCGACAGCAGAACCAAACCGCACGCTGACGCCCGACAGCCACAACCTGTAGCAGCTGCCGAAGGCTGCGTTCGGCTGCGCAGCAGTCGTGAATTCAGACGACGCGGTGATTCAGGCGGCTCGCGTGCTCAGGTTTTACGCCTGCTGCGCAGTCGGACGCAGGCTTCGCCAGCTGCTACATGAAGCGATGCTCCGCCGCTTATGTCACCTACACCCGGACGATGAAGCTCAGCCACCAAAGGCCTGTCACAACGCAACCTGTAGCAGCTGCCGAAGGCTGCGTTCGGCTGCGCAGCAGTCGTGAATTCAGACGACGCGGTGATTCAGGCGGCTCGCGTGCTCAGGTTTTATGCCTGCTGCGCAGCCGAACGCAGGCTTCGCCAGCTGCTACATGAAGCGATGGCATGCATGGCGCGCTGGGGGTTTTCGCTTCAGGTTAATGGGCGATGCCTGCAGCTTCTTCTATCCGCCCATTCAACCAATTCAAGGCCTGATCGCCGCCGCGCCGTTTGTGCCAGACCAGCACAAAGGTAAACGGCGCAATTTCGAACGGCGGCGGGACGATGGTCAGTGAATGTTCATCAATCCCGCGCAGTGCGCGTGATGCGACGGTGAGGATCAGGTCGGTGCCCGCGATGAACGCCGGCGCGACGCTCCAGTGCGGCAGGCCGATGGCGACGCGGCGGCGTTCGCGCAACGCGGTCAGGGCGCGTTCGATTTCCGGGGTGCCGCTGCCGCGCATTTCCAGCAGGACGTGGGGCCGCGCGAGGTAGGTCGGCAGGTCGAGCGTGCCGTCGGCGGGCAGGCTGTTGCGGTCGATCAGGCAGGCGTAATGCTCTTCGAACAACGGCGCGCTGCGCAGTTCGTTGGGCAATTCCGGAAACACTCCCAACGCGACATCAATGTCGCCGTTGAGCACCGCGTCGAGCATGCCTTCGCGGCTAGCGTGGCTGATTTGCAGGTCGATGCCCGGCGCTTCGCGGCGCAAGGTGCGGATCAGCGTCGGCAAGACAATGGCGGCGCCGTAATCGGACATCGCCAGGCGAAAAGTGCGTTTGGCGATGGCCGGATCGAAGGTGTTCGGCGACAGCAGCGATTGCACCTGCGCCAGCGCTTCGGCCAGCGGCACCATCAATTCCAGCGCCCGCGGCGTCGGCACCAGGCTGGCACCAGCGCGCACCAGCAGCGGATCGCCGAGCTGATCGCGCAACCGCGCCAGTGCATGGCTGACCGCCGGTTGGCTGAGGTGCAGGCGCTCGGCGGCGCGGGTGACGTGCTGCTCGCTGAGCAAGGCGTCGAGGATGACCAACAAGTTGAGGTCGATACGTCGCAGATCATTCATCTGATGCATGTTCCGCATAGGTATTTGGAATTTAAATCTGCGCGACGAATACCTTAGAGTCCAGCGAAACCTGTTGGAGTATTGAACATGAGTACATTGCATTGGGCCGGCCTGTTACTCCTGGCGGTGATTGCCGGGGCGGTGGTGCCGTTTCAAAGTGCGATCAACGCCAATCTCGGGCGCGGCTTGGGCCATCCGTTATGGGCGACGTTGGCGTCGTTGCTGGTGAGTATCGTGGTGTTGCTGCCGGTGATGCTGGCGTTGCGTTTGCCGTTGCCGTCGCTGACGTTTATCAGCCAGGCGCCGCTGTGGATGTGGGCTGGCGGGGCGTTTGGTGTGTGTTTTATTTCATTGGCGCTGATGCTGCTGCCCAAACTTGGCGCGTCGGGATTTATTGCGCTGGCGTTGGCCGGCCAAGTGGTTGCTTCGCTGCTGTTGGATCATTTCGGCTGGTTTGGTTTGGTGGAGCGGCAGATGTCGTTGACGCGGGTGTTGGGCGCGGTTTTGCTGATCGGCGGCGTGGTGTTGATTCAGTTCAGCGAATCGCCGGCCAAGGGGTTGGTGACGGCGAGTTGAGGGAACGTCAGAAGAAATTCGGCGGATGTCAGTTGGTCATCGCGAGCAAGCTCGCTCCCACAGTTGCGCAACCGCAGCACCTTGCCCGCCTTGCGCGCGGCGGCGGGGGTGCACATGTTGACGGAACTGGCGGCATGCAAACCGACGTAATCGCTGCCCAACGTATCGGCAAACGCCAACGTATCGCGGTCGGCCAACGGATGATCGGCGCGCATCAAAACCACCAGTTTGTCCTAGCGATAGACCACGCTGTGCAGGCCTCTGACGTCGCTGTCGCTGGAGCAGATGCCGAGGTCGGCAACGCCTTCCATCACTCCCTGCTCAGACGAGTTCGCAGCATACCGCCGTTATGCCCGAGCCACGCCGCCGCTCAGAACGCGCTACGAAAGATTTCCTCGATCTGCCGTTGATCCGCCGCGCGTGGGTTGGTCAGGCCGCAGGCGTCTTTCAGGGCATTGGTGGCGAGGACGGGGATGTCGTTGAGTTTGGCGCCGAGGTCGCGCAGGCCGCTGGGGATTTCGACGTCTTTGGCCAGGCTGCGGATCGCGCTGATCGCCGCTTGCGCGCCTTCTTCCGGGCTGAAGCCGCGAATGTCGGCGCCCATGGCGTGGGCAACGTCGGTCAGGCGATCGGCGCAGACCAGCGCGTTGAAGCTTTGCACGTGCGGCAGCAACACCGCGTTGCAGACGCCGTGCGGCAAGTCGTAGAAACCGCCCAATTGATGGGCCATGGCGTGGACGTAACCGAGCGAAGCGTTATTGAACGCCATGCCGGCGAGAAATTGCGCGAAAGCCATGTTTTCCCGCGCAGCGAGGTCGCTGCCGTCACGCACGGCGAGGCGCAGGTTGTTGCTGATCAGAACGATCGCTTTCAGCGCGCAGGCATCGGTGATCGGGTTGGCGGCGGTGGAAACGTAGGCTTCGATGGCGTGGGTCAGCGCGTCCATGCCGGTGGCGGCGGTCAAGCCTTTGGGCATGGCGACCATCAGCGCCGGGTCATTGACTGACAACAACGGCGTGACGTTGCGGTCGACGATGGCCATTTTCACGTGGCGTGATTCGTCGGTGATGATGCAGAAACGGGTCATTTCGCTGGCGGTGCCGGCGGTGGTGTTGATCGCGACCAGCGGCAGTTGCGGCTTGGCGGATTGATCGACGCCTTCGTAGTCGCGGATCTGCCCGCCGTTGGTCGCGCACAACGCGATGCCTTTGGCGCAGTCGTGGGGCGAACCGCCGCCCAGCGAGACGACGAAATCGCAATGGCTTTCCTTGAGCAGGCCCAGCCCGCGCTCGACGTTGGCCATGCTCGGATTGGGTTTGGCGCCGTCGAAGATCACCGAATCGATGTCCTGCATCGCCAGTTTCTCGGCGATCATCGCCGCCACGCCGGCCTTCGCCAGGCCTTCATCGGTGACGATCAGTGCTTTGCGAAAACCGTACTTGCGAATCGCCTCCATGGCTTCGTCGAGGCAACCAGTGCCCATGATGTTCACGGCGGGAATGAAAAACGTGCTGGTCATGAGCGAATCTCCTGGCTGGGCCAAATCGGCGGCGCCGATCCAGCGGATGCCCACAGGATCGACCGATCGGTCACGGCGTATGTTGATCTGGCTCAAGTCCTGGTCGTGATAAAGTCGCCGCCCATCAGACCTTTTGCTTTTTGAGACGACCAACGCAATGACCGATTTTCAGGATGTCGACGCCCAACTTGAAGACTGGAACGCCTTGCGCGCCAGCGCTTCCTTCAGCGGCCTGCTGCTGGGCAACGGCGCCAGCCGCGCGGTGTGGGAAGATTTCGGCTATGACTCGCTGTTCGAAAATGCGCGCACCGTCGAGGAAAAACCGCTCAGCCAATCCGAGCTGAGCGTGTTCGATGCCCTGCAAACCCGCAGCTTCGAGCAAGTCCTCAGCGCGCTGAAAATCACCAGCCGCGTCAACAAGGCGCTGGCCGTCAGCTCGGCGGCGCCGCGCAATCGCTACTACGCAATCAAGGAAGCGCTGATCAACACCGTGCACGCGGTGCACATACCGTGGCGCCTGGTAGTGCCGGCGACGTTGGCGACGATCAATCAGGAGTTGGCCACTTATCGCAGCGTGTTCACCAGCAACTACGACTTGCTGGCCAACTGGGCGATTCAGCAGCAACCGGAAGCGATCACCGACCTGTTCAACGGCACCGAGCCGAGCTTTGATTTGAGCGCGAGCGCAACCGACAAAACCCGTTTGCTGTACCTGCACGGCGGTTTGCATCTGGTGCGCAATCAGGACGGCACGGCGCGCAAACTGATGTCGACCGAGGGCACGCTGCTCGGCAGTTTTGCCATCAACAACACGATCAAGACGCTGGACGACGTGCCGCTGTTCGTTAACGAAGGCCCGGCGCAGGACAAGCTCAAGACCATTCGCAGCTCGGATTATCTGTCGTTCTGTTACGACCAGTTATTGGGGCACGGTGAGGGTTTGTGCATCTTCGGGCATGCGCTGGGTGAGCAGGACAGCCACATCGTCCACGCCTTGCGCCTGGCGAAACCGAAGGTGGTCGCGGTGTCGATCTATCCGCGCAGCAAGGCGTTTATCCAGCATCAGAAACGCCATTACGCGAAGGTGTTTGAAGGGACCGCGGTTGAGCTGCGGTTTTTCGATTCGAAGACGCATGCGTTGGGGAATTCGAAGCTTGCGGTGCCGGTTGAGGTCTGAAACGCACACCTGCCCTGTGGCGAGGGGGCTTGCCCGCGTTGGGTCGCGAAGCGGCCCCTCGCGCGTATTCAGTTACCGCTTGCCAGCAGATTTACGACTGCTTCGCCGTCGGACGGGGGCAAGCCCCCTCGCCACAAAAAGCGCTCATCACTCTTCGCCGCTATGCACCACCACCAGCAATTGCGCCTGAATCTCGCCCACTGACCTGAGCCGATGCGGTTTCTGCGCATTGAAGTGCAGCGCATCGCCGCGGTTGAGCAGCACGCGCTCGTTCATGAAATCCACTTCCACCTGGCCCTCATGGACAAACAGAAACTCCTCGCCCAAATGCTCCTTGAACGTCTTGTCGGCGAATTCGCTCGGCGGGTAAATGATGAACGGCAACAAGCTGCGTTCACTGACCTGATGGGCCAGCACCGCGTAGCCCGGACTGCCATCGTTGGCCGCCAGCGACTGGCGCTCGTCGCTGCGCACCAGGCTGTAGCTGTCGAGGGTGATGTTGTCTTCGGAGAACAACTCCTCGACCTTCACGTTCAGCGCTTTGGCCAATTTCAATGCAGCGGCAATCGACGGAGTGTTGAGCCCGCGCTCGACTTTCGACAGATAACTCTTGGTCATGCCGGACTTTTCGGCCAAGGCCTCCAGCGTCACGCCAAGTTTTTTCCTGAGTAATTTCAAACGGATAGACATGCGTAGCGGTTAATCCATCAAGAAATCGACGTTTTGTTATTGCTAATGACACAAAGTGTCATATAGCATCCCCCGTGTCATTTGCATTCACCCAGCGTCTTGCAAGCAACGAGTGAATGGCAAATCCGACGTCCATTGAAGCCCCCAAAGGACACCGATATGGCCAAGACCTTAGCATTACCCAAAGACCAACTGGTCAAGCAAGCGCTGATCCAGATGCAAAACACCCTGGCGGATAATACGTGGACCGACCGGCAAAAGCTGGCCCTGACCTGCCGCATTCTGTTCGAGAACGGCCACGACTCGGGTCTGGCCGGGCAAATCACCGCCCGCGGCCCGCAGCCCGGCACCTATTACACTCAGCAATTGGGCCTGGGTTTTGATGAAATCACCGCCGGCAATCTGCTGCTGGTGAATGAAGACCTCGAGGTGCTCGAAGGTCACGGCATGCCGAACCCGGCCAACCGTTTTCACAGTTGGGTGTACCGCGCGCGAGCGGATGTGAATTGCATCATTCACACGCACCCGACCCACGTCGCCGCGCTGTCGATGCTCGAAGTGCCGCTGCAGATTTCGCACATGGACTTGTGTCCGCTGTACGAAGATTGCGCGTTTCTCGAAGGCTGGCCGGGCGTGCCGGTCGGCAATGAAGAAGGCGATCTGATTGCCGGCGCCCTCGGCGACAAGCGCGCAATCCTGCTATCGCACCACGGCCAGTTGTCGACCGGCGCGACCATCGAGGAAGCCTGCGTGATTGCGCAGTTGATCGAGCGCGCAGCGAAGTTGCAGTTGCTGGCGATGGCCGCCGGGACGATCAAACCGATCCTGCCGGAGCTGGGCCGTGAAGCGCATGACTGGATTGCCAAGCCAAAACGCCACGCCGCCGCTTTCAACTACTACGCTCGGCAGAACCTGCGTCAGCACGCCGATTGCCTGAACTGAACCCACCCATTTTCGAGAGGAGCATCGCCATGTCGAGCGCAAACATTCACGGCATCATCGGCTACACCATCACCCCGTTCACCGCCAATGGCGACGGCGTTGACCTGGACGCGCTCGGGCGCTCCATCGACCGCCTGATCGACAGCGGCGTCCACGCTATCGCGCCGCTGGGCAGCACCGGCGAAGGCGCTTATTTGAGCGACGCCGAGTGGGATCAGGTCAGCGAATTCAGCATCGCGCACGTGGCCAAACGCGTGCCGACCATCGTCAGCGTGTCCGACCTGACCACCGCCAAAGCCGCGCGCCGCGCGCGTTTTGCCGAAGCGAAGGGCGCCGACGTGGTGATGGTATTGCCGGCGTCCTACTGGAAGCTCAGCGAGGCAGAAATCCTCGCGCATTACCGCGCCATCGGCGAGAGCATCGGCGTGCCGATCATGCTCTACAACAACCCGGCCACCAGCGGCACGGACATGTCGGTGGAGCTGATCCTGCGGATTTTCAACGCCGTCGAAAACGTGACGATGGTCAAGGAAAGCACCGGCGACATCCAGCGCATGCACAAACTGCAATTGCTCGGCGAAGGCCAGGTGCCGTTCTATAACGGCTGCAATCCGCTGGCGCTGGAAGCGTTTGCGGCGGGTGCGAAAGGCTGGTGCACCGCGGCGCCAAATTTGATCGCGCAGCTCAATCTGGATTTGTATGACGCCGTTTTGGCCAATGATTTGAGCAAGGCGCGCACGCTGTTTTATCGGCAGTTGCCGCTGCTGGACTTCATCCTCAAGGGTGGCCTGCCGGCAACCATCAAAGCCGGATTGCGCGCCACCGGGCTGGAAGTGGGCGACCCGCGTTTGCCGGTGTTTCCATTGAGCGAGGCCGGATGTGGACAGCTGCAAGAGTTGTTGAAAGTACTGCGCTGATCCCCAAAAACACCAAAACCCCATGTGGGAGCGAGTTTGCTCGCGATGAGGCCATAACATTCAACCGATAGATTGACTGACAGGTCGCCATCGCGAGCAAGCTCGCTCCCACAGGCGGATCGGTGTTCGGCTCACGATCACTTTCGCGACAAACCGAAGCAGCGCAACACGCGTCAAAAGATCCCGGAAGACAAATAGCAATAATTCTCGATATCATTCGCGACTTTCTGCGCTATGCCTCGTCTACAAGGATCTCCATGCCTCGTCTCACGCGCGACCCGCTGTCGGCTGATTCCTTTCGCCGGTTCTACGGGGACATCCTGCATTTCCTGCGCAAACGCACGGATAACCCCAGCGACGCGGCGGACATGACGCAGGACGTTTTCGCCCAATGGCTGGACTACGGCGACCGGGCGAAGGTCGAGCAACCGCGCGCGTTTCTGTTTCAGATGGCGCGCAATCTGCTGCGCGATCACTGGCGGCGGCAGAAGGTGCGGCACATCGTGCAAGCGCATCACGAGGCAGATAACGAACCCGTCGCCGACGATCAACACGACCCACTCGCGGGCGCGCAACGCCTGCAACGTCTGGAGCAACTGAAAACTGTTCTCGCCGAGCTCTCGCCGCGCCGCCGAGAAGCCCTTATGCTGCACCGCTTTGAAGGCCTCAGTCAGGCGCAGATCGCTGAACGCATGGGTATTTCCCTGAGCATGGTGGAAAAACACATCGCTTTCGCCCTGCTGCATTGCAAGCGACGCCTGGACCACGAGAACGGCACGGAGCAGCCAGAATGAACCGTCATCACCAGACTGACCCCGACCTGCCGGATGACGGCATCGACGCTCAGGCAGCCAGCTGGTTTGTGCGTAATCGTCAGCAACACAACAGCGCCGAGCGCAAGCAATTCGAGCAATGGCTGGGCACGCCCGAACACGCCAAAGCGTATCGCGCGGTCGAAGAGTTGTGGGCCGACCTCGCCGAATTGCGCCAGCAGAACAAACCGGTGGCGCTGCTGCCACGGCGCAAAACCAATGTCTGGCGCCCGGCGCTGGCCATCGCCGCCGCGCTGGTCTGCGCAGTGTTGGCACTCAATCTGGGCACGTCCTACGGCGTTTATCAGCAACAGATTGCAGCGCAGAACAAAGGCACGCGGACCTTCAATCTGCCCGATGGCAGCACCTTGTCGGTCAACGCCAACACGCGTTTGCGCCTCGATTTCGATGGTCATCAGCGTCAGGTTTTCCTCGATCAAGGGCAGATTTATCTCGAAGTCGCTCCGGACAAGGAACGGCCGCTGTGGGTGCACGCGGGCGCGGGCGTGGTGCGCGTGGTCGGCACCGGTTTTGATGTGCGACGCACGCCGCAGCAATTGGTGGTCAGCGTCGCCCATGGGCAAGTGGCGTTTGCACCCGAGGGCAAGACGCCGACTCTGCTCGGCGCGCAACAGCAAGCCTCGTATAACTTGGCCAGCAGCACATTGCGGCAACAGACATTGGCTGACGAGCAGATTGCCGACTGGCGCGACGGGCACTTGTCGTTTCGTAATCGCGAATTGGCCAGCCTGGTCGACGAGCTGAACCTGTACCGCGCGCGGCCAGTGCTGTTGGCCGATGCCAGGCTCGGGCGCTTCAAGGTCTCCGGCAATCTCGACATCAACGATCCTGACGCCTTGCTCAACGCCCTCCCCGCGCTGATTCCGGTGAAAACCGTCACCCTCGCGGATGGCC
The window above is part of the Pseudomonas prosekii genome. Proteins encoded here:
- a CDS encoding DMT family transporter, translated to MSTLHWAGLLLLAVIAGAVVPFQSAINANLGRGLGHPLWATLASLLVSIVVLLPVMLALRLPLPSLTFISQAPLWMWAGGAFGVCFISLALMLLPKLGASGFIALALAGQVVASLLLDHFGWFGLVERQMSLTRVLGAVLLIGGVVLIQFSESPAKGLVTAS
- the tam gene encoding trans-aconitate 2-methyltransferase translates to MSWSAKQYVAFEDERTRPARDLLAAIPAVAARSVIDIGCGPGNSTELLVERFADAAVRGVDSSSDMIDAASKRLPSLQFDTVDIGTWSERGPFDVIFANAVLQWLPDHAALLPSLVGKLSEGGSLAIQMPDTLEQPSHRLMREVATSGPWASKLADAAGQRTEIASASDYYSMLRPHCARVDVWRTTYHHPLADGASGVVEWFKGSGLRPFLEPLDAGERAEYLQRYLAAIEQAYPALEDGSVLLPFPRLFIVATR
- a CDS encoding DUF4917 family protein, whose translation is MTDFQDVDAQLEDWNALRASASFSGLLLGNGASRAVWEDFGYDSLFENARTVEEKPLSQSELSVFDALQTRSFEQVLSALKITSRVNKALAVSSAAPRNRYYAIKEALINTVHAVHIPWRLVVPATLATINQELATYRSVFTSNYDLLANWAIQQQPEAITDLFNGTEPSFDLSASATDKTRLLYLHGGLHLVRNQDGTARKLMSTEGTLLGSFAINNTIKTLDDVPLFVNEGPAQDKLKTIRSSDYLSFCYDQLLGHGEGLCIFGHALGEQDSHIVHALRLAKPKVVAVSIYPRSKAFIQHQKRHYAKVFEGTAVELRFFDSKTHALGNSKLAVPVEV
- a CDS encoding DUF4142 domain-containing protein, with protein sequence MSRMATRLCNASFATLLGLCASSAFAQSPADFINDASAKGMADIEASRLAHQKTESKEVKDYTIVVINDRTTANQHLAKIAKKLDLPVAPREEVVDKAKELMPEVKDGTTFDQAYVASQVETTQEAISQIEQEAQNTDVPEIKAFAEETLPKLQNHLHMAKSLQASR
- the yiaY gene encoding L-threonine dehydrogenase, with translation MTSTFFIPAVNIMGTGCLDEAMEAIRKYGFRKALIVTDEGLAKAGVAAMIAEKLAMQDIDSVIFDGAKPNPSMANVERGLGLLKESHCDFVVSLGGGSPHDCAKGIALCATNGGQIRDYEGVDQSAKPQLPLVAINTTAGTASEMTRFCIITDESRHVKMAIVDRNVTPLLSVNDPALMVAMPKGLTAATGMDALTHAIEAYVSTAANPITDACALKAIVLISNNLRLAVRDGSDLAARENMAFAQFLAGMAFNNASLGYVHAMAHQLGGFYDLPHGVCNAVLLPHVQSFNALVCADRLTDVAHAMGADIRGFSPEEGAQAAISAIRSLAKDVEIPSGLRDLGAKLNDIPVLATNALKDACGLTNPRAADQRQIEEIFRSAF
- the fos gene encoding fosfomycin resistance glutathione transferase — encoded protein: MLTGLNHLTLAVTDLNRSVVFYRDLLQLRLDATWDVGAYLSLPGVWLCLSLDPLRNPAPAADYTHYAFSIGTADFAVFVERLRAAGVQEWRDNRSEGASFYFLDPDGHKLEAHVGDLASRLAACRQRPYAGMQFVGDRHVEPKNLR
- a CDS encoding LysR substrate-binding domain-containing protein, coding for MHQMNDLRRIDLNLLVILDALLSEQHVTRAAERLHLSQPAVSHALARLRDQLGDPLLVRAGASLVPTPRALELMVPLAEALAQVQSLLSPNTFDPAIAKRTFRLAMSDYGAAIVLPTLIRTLRREAPGIDLQISHASREGMLDAVLNGDIDVALGVFPELPNELRSAPLFEEHYACLIDRNSLPADGTLDLPTYLARPHVLLEMRGSGTPEIERALTALRERRRVAIGLPHWSVAPAFIAGTDLILTVASRALRGIDEHSLTIVPPPFEIAPFTFVLVWHKRRGGDQALNWLNGRIEEAAGIAH
- a CDS encoding helix-turn-helix domain-containing protein; the encoded protein is MSIRLKLLRKKLGVTLEALAEKSGMTKSYLSKVERGLNTPSIAAALKLAKALNVKVEELFSEDNITLDSYSLVRSDERQSLAANDGSPGYAVLAHQVSERSLLPFIIYPPSEFADKTFKEHLGEEFLFVHEGQVEVDFMNERVLLNRGDALHFNAQKPHRLRSVGEIQAQLLVVVHSGEE
- a CDS encoding LysE family translocator is translated as MTPSLLMAVLASGFIYGITPGPGVLAVFGIGAARGRRAGAGFLCGHLLGDVIWCSTALIAIVGAREIGSTAFDVLGVLSGLYLFWLGLRAIRTQRASADQPQGAARQPFWHGIIFGLTNPKAYPVAVATFTALLSSRAELLEWSMLPWLIFLSFIGGLLAYAILIGIVGARRVRSMYQRHELLITRLCGVMFIGFAVNALAHALPGLVTNKA
- a CDS encoding PA3715 family protein — protein: MTLKSGLIGCAALCGLAMTTQAFAACEKPLLYGDFVHSVCKEWPAYPGQTITATSQFESGFSASDSGPDGKYDLDLAVLSAANAKPLATYHQSAAFVSDAFRLDNLELDTARYKLTPDLRAFGLRVNFKGSSGPNPMDESWLSLYVKEGNTLRPVLERLVMYVYSGEWDTRCAGERANTVRTIEIGKTSSHGYADLIVKSVTTSMVGEGEGDACEVKSTTGKPVLTTLRYDGKRYGLPDGFKGVQ
- a CDS encoding KGG domain-containing protein, translated to MPNSRNSNSGNFANDRTKASEAGRKGGKTTTTTVDKDPAKPDMGRKGGQKSK